The following are encoded together in the Lathyrus oleraceus cultivar Zhongwan6 chromosome 3, CAAS_Psat_ZW6_1.0, whole genome shotgun sequence genome:
- the LOC127131143 gene encoding uncharacterized protein LOC127131143, with amino-acid sequence MARQSDTSSYTTMSDSHSTESHHPTREDPVVDAATSSHARRPKETVTGFSSEIALDEHTREGSRYVHNSIATIVTQILSGNRDVPGVSVPLNTIIPDIAACQDKAVVLRKNVTDNVEQPDAHEGSKVEKPSGKVRSEKANVTQSVEDNPRAETINVEELSDNELLATVVPRIAKRVRTRREKKVVELKSPSKEVGVTNPQKQPESESTHKRKSYGPTKAWSKEVPKKLKTKAVVVESESDAPCDVTASMSRKKPSSKECADGRSKEFRKVYVRGKCVTFSPSVINQYLGRADEEQPELEVTDNTVCQVITAKQVRMWPLKGKLVASQLSVKYAMLHKVGAANWVPTNHKSTVSVALGKFIYAAGTKARVNYGAYIFDQTMKHAGSFSHVPDIVLTSGETSKAGNQPDKADVITVLKETCKELGARKHALEQLILQLESTAEDTDGAEGQMAEEEEEASSEEQDDEEADDEAED; translated from the exons ATGGCTCGTCAATCCGACACCTCCTCGTACACCACCATGTCTGATTCTCACAGCACCGAGTCTCACCACCCTACCCGGGAGGATCCAGTTGTGGACGCAGCAACTTCttcccatgcaagaagacctaaggaaacAGTCACCGGGTTTTCATCAGAAATCGCTCTTGATGAACACACAAGGGAAGGGTCAAGGTATGTACATAACTCCATTGCAACTATCGTCACTCAGATACTATCTGGCAATCGAgatgttcctggggtttctgttcccttgaacacaaTCATTCCTGACATTGCTGCATGTCAAGATAAAGCTGTTGTGTTGAGGAAAAATGTCACTGACAATGTTGAGCAACCAGATGCTCATGAGGGATCCAAGGTTGAAAAACCCTCAGGCAAAGTGAGAAGTGAGAAGGCCAATGTCACTCAAAGTGTTGAGGACAATCCTAGGGCTGAGACGATTAACGTGGAAGAGCTCTCAGACAATGAACTTCTGGCTACAGTTGTCCCTAGGATAGCCAAGAGAGTCAGGACCAGAAGGGAGAAAAAGGTTGTGGAGCTGAAGTCCCCCTCCAAGGAGGTTGGTGTAACAAATCCTCAAAAGCAACCAGAGTCAGAGAGTACACACAAGAGGAAAAGCTATGGTCCTACAAaagcttggagcaaagaggtgcctaAGAAGTTGAAGACAAAAGCTGTGGTGGTTGAGTCTGAATCCGATGCCCCATGTGATGTCACAGcatccatgtccaggaagaaACCCTCTTCCA aggagtgtgctgatgggaGATCCAAGGAATTTCGAAAGGTCTATGTGCGAGGAAAATGTGTGACCTTTTCCCCCTCTGTGATAAATCAGTATCTGGGAAGAGCGGATGAAGAGCAACctgagcttgaagtgactgacaatacagtctgtcaagtcatcacagcCAAGCAAGTCCGAATgtggcctctcaaagggaagctaGTAGCCAGCCAACTAAGTGTCAAGTATGCAatgctacacaaagttggagcagcCAACTGGGTCCCCActaaccacaagtcaactgtgtctgtggcATTAGGGAAGTTCATCTATGCAGCGGGAACCAAGGCAAGGGTGAACTATGGTGCTTACATATTTGATCAGACAATGAAGCATGCTGGGAGCTTTAGT catgtccctgacattgtcttGACATCGGGAGAAACTTCCAAAGCTGGCAACCAACCAGACAAAGCTGATGTTATTACAGTTCTCAAAGAGACCTGCAAAGAGCTGGGAGCTAGAAAGCATGCACTGGAACAGCTCATCTTGCAGCTGGAGTCTACTGCTGAGGACACGGACGGAGCTGAAGGGCAAATGGCTGAGGAGGAGGAAGAGGCCAGCTCTGAAGAGCAGGATGatgaggaggctgatgatgaggctgaggattAA